One genomic window of Sphingobacterium oryzagri includes the following:
- a CDS encoding ribonuclease HII, which yields MLLSTFQQDFMEAGCDEAGRGCLAGPVFAAAVIFPPDYCNPLLNDSKQLSKKKRMALRPIIEKEALAFAVASVSAEEIDSINILNASYLAMHRALDQLQTKAAYIIVDGNRFKAYQDIPHQCIVKGDGKYLSIAAASILAKTYRDEYMDNLALEFPNYDWLANKGYPTIKHRHAVLAYGITPHHRKTFRISDPQLKLF from the coding sequence ATGCTACTTTCTACATTCCAACAAGATTTCATGGAGGCAGGATGCGATGAGGCGGGGCGCGGTTGCTTAGCAGGACCGGTTTTTGCTGCCGCCGTTATTTTTCCGCCAGATTACTGCAATCCGCTTTTAAACGATTCAAAACAGCTTTCGAAAAAGAAAAGAATGGCTCTGCGGCCTATTATCGAAAAGGAAGCGTTGGCTTTTGCCGTTGCCAGCGTATCTGCAGAAGAAATTGACAGCATCAATATTCTCAACGCTTCTTACCTGGCCATGCATCGTGCACTGGATCAACTTCAAACAAAAGCCGCATATATCATCGTTGACGGCAATCGGTTTAAAGCTTATCAGGACATACCGCATCAATGTATCGTCAAGGGCGATGGTAAATATCTCTCTATAGCGGCGGCATCGATCTTGGCAAAAACCTATCGCGACGAGTATATGGATAATCTGGCGTTGGAATTTCCTAATTACGATTGGTTGGCAAACAAAGGCTATCCCACCATAAAGCACCGCCATGCGGTATTGGCTTACGGCATAACACCACATCATCGAAAGACATTCCGCATCTCGGATCCGCAGCTTAAACTATTTTAA
- a CDS encoding potassium channel family protein — protein sequence MKYIVLGLGHFGKSLAVHLTEQGHEVIAVDKKLLIVEQLKDKITHTVCMDTTDREAMTSLPLKDSDAVIVAIGEDEGASLLTIALLKQLDVRRIIGRVVSELQKTVLQAMQIDEYIMPEEEAAERLAMRLDNVDIIDSFKVSDQYSIVETRVPSKYVGMTLKDANLTNRYKVIILTTVKSVEKNVKGKLVNYKEASGIASSETVLDDQDLLVVFGELSDIKRLIQKSD from the coding sequence ATGAAATATATTGTTTTAGGGCTAGGACATTTCGGAAAATCGCTCGCGGTTCATCTCACCGAACAGGGACATGAGGTTATTGCTGTCGATAAAAAGTTGCTGATTGTCGAGCAGCTGAAAGATAAGATTACGCATACGGTATGTATGGATACGACTGATCGGGAAGCCATGACTTCGCTGCCGTTAAAAGACAGCGATGCCGTGATCGTTGCGATAGGGGAAGATGAAGGCGCATCGCTGCTCACTATAGCGCTGTTGAAACAGTTAGACGTTCGACGAATTATCGGTCGCGTGGTTTCCGAATTGCAAAAGACCGTTTTGCAAGCCATGCAGATTGACGAGTATATTATGCCCGAAGAGGAAGCGGCAGAGCGATTGGCTATGCGGTTGGACAATGTCGATATTATTGATTCTTTTAAAGTTTCGGATCAATACAGCATCGTCGAAACGCGCGTGCCATCCAAATATGTGGGTATGACGCTCAAAGATGCCAACCTCACCAATCGGTACAAGGTTATTATTCTGACGACCGTTAAATCTGTAGAAAAAAATGTGAAGGGTAAGTTGGTCAATTACAAAGAAGCTTCCGGTATTGCCAGTTCGGAAACCGTGTTGGACGACCAAGACCTGTTGGTCGTTTTCGGCGAACTATCCGATATCAAACGGCTGATCCAAAAAAGCGACTAG
- the polA gene encoding DNA polymerase I, with translation MKKLFLLDGMALIYRAYFALSKVPRLTSYGLNTGAVMGFTNTLLELLKNQQPTHIAVVFDTEAPTNRHIEFEAYKAHREKMPEDLATAIPYIHRLIEGFNIPIITMDGYEADDIIGTLAKKAEKEGFTVYCMTPDKDFGQLVSDNIYIYKPARMGNGAETLGVPEILEKWEITDVSQVIDILGLWGDAVDNIPGIPGIGEKTAKKLIQQFNSVEGIIANSDQLKGKLKENVETFADQGLISKKLATILLDVPVELDEQSLIREDPNRELLEPLFAELEFRTLGKRVFGDDFNIVDASGKSDTGQMDLFAPSANVETTAAVVVPEPVIPTLNIHNTAHEYILVDSQADQEALAKTLATTTSFCFDTETTSLDALTAEIVGMSFSFQKGKAYYIPTPADYTQAKAIVDIFKPLFENDRIEKVGQNLKYDILLLSRYDVRVKGPLFDTMVAHYLIDPDTRHNMDVLAENYLGYTPVSIKELIGAKGKNQLNMRDVPVEQVKEYAAEDADITWQLHEVFRPLLQETHTLELAQQVEFPLIYVLAEVEKNGVKIDKATLKTFSGTLEDDIKRLEITIYEKAGVQFNIASPKQLGEVLFDKLQLDPKAKKTKTGQYKTGEDVLLTLAHKSDIVQDILDFRQLQKLKSTYVDALPGLINAETGLIHTSYNQAVAATGRLSSTNPNLQNIPIRTEKGREVRKAFISRDAGNVLLSADYSQIELRLIAELSQDKNMLEAFQAGHDIHRATAARVYAVALDEVNSDQRRNAKAVNFGIIYGQSAFGLSQSLGIPRKEAAAMIDQYFAQYAGIRQYMTKAVEFAKEKGYVETILKRRRYLRDINSANMTVRGFAERNAINAPIQGSAADLIKVAMIRIQQDIEALQLKGKMIMQVHDELVFDVPQSEVEKFSEIIKDRMQNAIALAVPIEVEVGKGNNWLEAH, from the coding sequence GTGAAAAAACTATTCCTTTTAGATGGCATGGCTCTAATTTATAGAGCTTATTTTGCGTTGAGTAAAGTACCGCGCTTAACCTCCTACGGGCTGAATACGGGCGCTGTTATGGGCTTTACAAATACGCTTCTTGAGCTTTTAAAGAATCAACAGCCTACGCACATTGCGGTGGTATTTGACACCGAAGCGCCAACCAACCGACATATCGAATTTGAAGCGTATAAAGCGCATCGGGAAAAGATGCCCGAAGATCTTGCTACCGCCATCCCGTATATACATCGTTTGATCGAAGGATTCAATATCCCGATCATTACGATGGATGGCTACGAGGCGGATGATATTATCGGGACATTGGCAAAAAAAGCAGAAAAGGAAGGATTTACCGTGTATTGCATGACGCCCGATAAAGATTTTGGACAATTGGTTTCTGACAATATCTACATCTATAAGCCTGCTCGTATGGGCAATGGAGCGGAAACATTAGGCGTACCGGAAATCCTCGAAAAGTGGGAGATTACTGACGTGTCACAAGTGATTGATATCTTAGGATTATGGGGAGATGCTGTCGATAACATCCCCGGCATTCCAGGTATTGGTGAAAAGACAGCAAAGAAGTTGATCCAGCAATTTAACTCGGTGGAAGGAATTATTGCGAACAGCGACCAATTGAAAGGCAAACTGAAAGAGAATGTCGAAACATTTGCCGATCAAGGCCTCATTTCTAAAAAGCTAGCGACCATTTTATTAGATGTGCCGGTAGAGCTTGATGAGCAATCGTTGATCCGGGAAGATCCAAACCGCGAACTATTGGAACCGCTTTTCGCGGAATTGGAATTTCGCACATTGGGCAAGCGCGTCTTTGGCGACGATTTTAATATTGTGGATGCTTCGGGCAAAAGTGACACCGGGCAAATGGATTTGTTTGCGCCAAGCGCGAACGTCGAGACCACTGCTGCCGTAGTTGTTCCTGAGCCGGTGATTCCAACCTTAAACATTCATAATACCGCACACGAGTACATTCTTGTAGACAGCCAAGCAGATCAGGAAGCTTTAGCGAAGACATTAGCAACAACGACAAGTTTTTGTTTTGATACAGAAACTACATCACTCGATGCCTTGACCGCCGAAATTGTCGGTATGTCGTTTTCTTTCCAAAAAGGAAAAGCGTATTATATTCCTACGCCAGCAGATTATACACAGGCCAAAGCTATTGTTGATATTTTTAAGCCTTTGTTTGAAAATGACCGTATTGAAAAAGTGGGCCAAAACTTAAAATACGACATCTTGCTGCTTTCACGCTACGATGTACGGGTGAAAGGTCCGTTATTCGATACTATGGTCGCACACTATTTAATCGATCCTGATACGCGGCATAATATGGACGTGCTGGCCGAAAACTATTTGGGTTATACGCCGGTATCCATCAAGGAATTGATCGGAGCGAAAGGCAAAAACCAACTCAATATGCGAGATGTGCCAGTAGAGCAAGTAAAAGAATATGCGGCAGAAGATGCTGACATCACCTGGCAACTGCACGAGGTTTTCAGACCGCTTTTGCAAGAAACCCATACACTTGAACTCGCACAGCAGGTCGAATTTCCGTTAATTTATGTGTTAGCTGAGGTCGAAAAAAATGGCGTAAAGATCGATAAAGCGACGTTAAAAACATTTTCCGGCACGTTGGAAGACGATATCAAGCGACTGGAAATCACAATTTATGAAAAGGCGGGTGTTCAATTTAATATCGCTTCGCCAAAGCAACTGGGTGAGGTGCTTTTTGACAAATTGCAGCTGGATCCAAAGGCCAAAAAAACAAAAACAGGACAATATAAAACGGGAGAAGATGTGTTGCTTACCTTGGCGCACAAATCTGATATTGTACAGGATATTCTTGATTTTAGACAACTGCAAAAATTAAAATCGACTTATGTAGATGCTCTTCCAGGTTTGATCAATGCTGAAACCGGCCTGATACATACCTCTTATAATCAAGCGGTAGCTGCCACAGGGCGTTTAAGCTCCACAAACCCGAACCTACAAAACATCCCTATACGTACGGAAAAGGGCCGCGAAGTGCGCAAAGCTTTTATTTCGCGCGATGCGGGAAATGTGCTTTTATCTGCCGATTACTCGCAAATTGAACTTCGGCTGATTGCCGAACTGAGCCAAGATAAAAACATGTTAGAAGCCTTCCAGGCGGGGCATGACATCCACCGCGCCACGGCAGCACGGGTTTATGCTGTAGCGCTGGATGAGGTGAACAGCGATCAACGCCGAAATGCGAAAGCGGTTAACTTTGGCATTATCTATGGGCAATCTGCCTTCGGATTATCACAGAGCCTGGGGATTCCGAGAAAAGAGGCCGCAGCGATGATCGATCAATATTTTGCGCAATACGCCGGCATTAGACAATATATGACCAAGGCGGTGGAATTTGCAAAAGAGAAAGGTTATGTTGAAACGATCTTGAAAAGGAGACGTTATTTAAGAGACATCAACTCGGCAAACATGACCGTTCGCGGTTTTGCAGAGCGAAATGCCATCAATGCGCCCATACAAGGTTCTGCTGCCGACTTGATCAAGGTAGCGATGATTCGTATTCAACAGGATATTGAAGCCTTGCAGTTGAAAGGAAAAATGATTATGCAAGTCCATGATGAACTGGTATTTGATGTGCCCCAAAGCGAGGTAGAGAAATTTTCCGAGATCATCAAGGATCGTATGCAAAATGCCATAGCACTGGCCGTACCGATCGAGGTCGAAGTAGGTAAAGGCAATAACTGGTTAGAAGCACACTAG
- the rsgA gene encoding ribosome small subunit-dependent GTPase A, with protein sequence MRGLVTKSTGSWYTVLAADGRRVDCRIKGKFRTKGIKTTNPVAVGDWVNFEMEPDQDSAVITELEPRRNYIIRRSVNLSKQTQIIGANLDQAILVVTLASPPTSLGFIDRFLVTAEAYDIPAVLLFNKLDLFSEEGLEILADYMAIYEEIGYPCYTVSAQEGIHVEQVRALLQDKITLVSGHSGVGKSTLINAIEPSAQLKTGEISDWSDKGKHTTTFAEMIDLSFGGKLIDTPGIRELGIVDIEKGELSHFFPEMRQRMNQCRFNNCRHINEPGCVILEAVEAGEIESSRYDSYLSIYNNQDSRN encoded by the coding sequence ATGCGCGGATTAGTAACTAAATCTACCGGAAGCTGGTACACCGTACTTGCTGCAGATGGACGACGTGTGGACTGTCGTATCAAAGGTAAATTTCGCACCAAAGGAATAAAAACGACCAACCCGGTTGCGGTGGGCGATTGGGTGAACTTTGAAATGGAGCCCGATCAGGACAGTGCCGTGATTACGGAGCTTGAACCTCGACGAAATTATATTATCCGACGCTCGGTGAATTTATCCAAGCAAACCCAAATCATAGGAGCTAATCTGGATCAAGCCATACTTGTCGTTACGTTAGCCTCGCCTCCCACATCGCTTGGCTTTATTGATCGCTTTCTGGTGACTGCCGAAGCATACGATATACCGGCCGTGTTGTTATTTAATAAGCTGGATCTTTTTTCCGAAGAAGGATTGGAAATCCTGGCGGATTATATGGCTATTTATGAAGAAATAGGCTATCCGTGCTATACGGTGTCTGCGCAGGAGGGAATACATGTTGAGCAGGTAAGAGCACTATTACAAGACAAAATCACACTAGTTTCCGGGCATTCCGGTGTGGGAAAATCAACATTGATTAACGCTATAGAGCCATCCGCCCAACTAAAGACGGGAGAAATATCTGATTGGTCAGACAAAGGGAAACATACGACTACATTTGCAGAAATGATCGATCTTTCTTTTGGTGGTAAGCTCATCGATACGCCGGGCATTCGTGAGTTGGGTATTGTGGATATTGAAAAAGGCGAATTATCACATTTTTTCCCCGAAATGCGCCAGCGGATGAATCAATGTCGATTCAATAATTGCCGGCATATCAACGAGCCCGGCTGCGTAATTTTAGAAGCGGTGGAAGCGGGAGAAATCGAATCTTCCCGTTATGACAGTTATTTAAGTATCTATAATAACCAAGACAGTCGCAATTAA
- a CDS encoding YfhO family protein: MKQWFKENTTHLTIIAIFIVLVFFYFSPIFGGKTLVQSDVMQAEGSQKELFDYRAKDGHAPLWTNSMFGGMPTYQIWYEHASNVVSYINKGIRAVFPVPTDIVLLYLFGGYFLFSVLRLKPWLAAVGAVALAFTSYNFIYIEAGHVNKAYAIAYMAPIIASVILCFRGSRLWGPALLALFLAMEIRTNHVQITYYLFIALLVYVGIEFYYAFRDKKLKGFFQAAGLQVVAALIAILVNASVLYPTYEYSKLTIRGKANIQKVDEGNNSGGGLDKEYAYQWSQGVGENMTFLIPNAYGGRSGGTLDKNSEVAKFFTKLGVPEAQAVQYAGGIRTYWGEKMFTSGPWYFGAGIFFLFILGLIIVKGRIKWWVLGASGLCILLAFGRHFPLISDLFFDYFPMYNKFRAVESILVIPALLIPLLAILAVNELFTRAGEIPKLDKKVLYTFAVIAGFCLLVGLMPSLFLSFKNSGHQDYANYIGQQIGDQNLSNDFSNALVKDRASLASKDAYRSFFIILITFGLVWLYLKKKLSIPVFVGILGVVTLFDLWSVDKRYLNNDSFIEEKAKTHIVEREVDQLIRLDKDPSYRVMDLTTNPFSDARASYFHKSIGGYHAAKLMRFQEILEHQFNGALNEDVLDMFNVRYLITQNQQNGAEQIQRRSTAAGNAWFVNKVTFVKDNAQEMQAISSFDPKKEAFVHEEFKNQLNAARLGQASNAEIKLVSYHPDTLKYESTSPNDAFAVFSEVYYNKGWKAYIDGNEVPIIRADYILRALQIPGGNHTIEFIFAPESMRISNLISMLASIVLVLGLIAAAVMGIRQARQQKPSVK, from the coding sequence ATGAAACAGTGGTTTAAGGAAAACACTACACACCTCACAATTATTGCCATCTTCATTGTGTTGGTATTCTTTTATTTCTCTCCGATTTTTGGTGGTAAAACATTGGTGCAAAGTGATGTCATGCAGGCCGAAGGCAGTCAAAAAGAACTGTTTGATTACCGGGCAAAAGATGGTCATGCGCCGTTGTGGACCAACTCCATGTTTGGCGGTATGCCCACCTATCAAATTTGGTATGAACACGCCAGCAACGTCGTCAGTTATATCAACAAAGGAATCCGCGCTGTTTTTCCGGTACCCACAGATATCGTGTTGCTTTATCTTTTTGGTGGCTATTTCTTATTTTCCGTCTTACGCCTAAAACCTTGGTTGGCAGCCGTTGGTGCTGTTGCGCTGGCTTTCACGTCTTATAATTTTATTTATATCGAAGCGGGCCACGTTAATAAAGCCTACGCGATTGCATATATGGCACCGATCATCGCTTCAGTCATCCTCTGTTTTCGTGGCAGTCGATTGTGGGGACCTGCGTTGTTGGCGCTCTTTCTAGCGATGGAAATTCGTACCAACCACGTGCAAATTACCTATTACTTGTTTATTGCGCTGTTGGTTTACGTCGGTATCGAGTTTTACTATGCATTCCGTGATAAAAAATTGAAAGGTTTTTTTCAAGCGGCGGGCTTGCAGGTTGTGGCAGCACTTATCGCTATTTTGGTCAATGCTTCTGTATTATACCCTACATACGAGTACAGCAAACTCACTATTCGTGGTAAAGCCAATATCCAAAAGGTAGACGAAGGCAACAATAGTGGTGGTGGTTTGGATAAAGAATACGCTTACCAATGGAGTCAAGGTGTTGGCGAGAACATGACTTTTCTTATTCCTAACGCTTACGGTGGAAGATCGGGCGGCACTTTAGATAAAAACTCCGAAGTAGCCAAGTTCTTTACCAAGCTCGGCGTGCCGGAAGCGCAAGCGGTGCAATATGCTGGCGGGATTCGCACCTACTGGGGCGAGAAGATGTTTACGTCAGGGCCATGGTATTTTGGAGCGGGTATATTTTTCTTATTTATCCTCGGCTTGATTATCGTCAAAGGCCGCATAAAATGGTGGGTGCTTGGCGCTTCCGGACTGTGTATCTTGTTGGCTTTCGGTCGTCATTTTCCATTAATTTCTGATCTGTTTTTTGACTATTTCCCGATGTACAATAAGTTTCGGGCAGTAGAATCTATACTGGTCATTCCAGCTCTTTTAATTCCGCTGCTGGCTATTCTTGCCGTCAACGAACTGTTTACCCGTGCCGGTGAGATTCCTAAATTGGATAAAAAGGTGCTGTACACTTTTGCTGTTATCGCAGGTTTTTGTTTGCTTGTCGGGCTGATGCCGAGCTTGTTTTTAAGTTTTAAAAACTCCGGTCACCAGGATTATGCCAATTACATCGGTCAGCAAATAGGCGATCAAAACCTGAGCAATGATTTTTCAAATGCGTTGGTTAAAGATCGTGCCTCGTTAGCGAGTAAAGATGCTTACCGATCGTTCTTTATTATATTGATCACTTTTGGTCTCGTTTGGCTCTACCTAAAGAAAAAATTATCCATTCCGGTATTTGTCGGCATATTGGGCGTCGTGACGTTGTTTGACCTTTGGTCGGTTGATAAGCGATACTTAAATAATGATTCTTTTATTGAGGAGAAAGCAAAAACTCACATCGTTGAGCGTGAGGTTGATCAGTTGATCCGTTTAGATAAAGACCCGAGCTACCGCGTTATGGATTTAACGACCAATCCATTTTCTGATGCACGTGCATCTTATTTTCATAAGAGCATCGGAGGTTATCACGCCGCCAAATTAATGCGTTTTCAAGAAATATTGGAGCATCAGTTTAACGGCGCACTCAACGAAGATGTGCTGGATATGTTTAACGTGCGTTACCTGATCACACAAAACCAGCAGAATGGTGCCGAGCAAATTCAACGTCGAAGCACGGCGGCGGGCAATGCCTGGTTTGTTAACAAGGTGACGTTTGTAAAAGATAACGCTCAGGAAATGCAAGCGATCAGCAGTTTTGATCCTAAAAAAGAAGCATTTGTACACGAAGAATTTAAAAACCAGCTTAACGCTGCGCGGTTAGGACAAGCATCAAATGCGGAGATTAAATTAGTGTCTTATCATCCGGATACGTTGAAGTATGAGTCGACGTCTCCAAATGATGCTTTCGCCGTTTTTTCGGAAGTGTATTACAACAAAGGATGGAAAGCTTATATCGATGGTAATGAGGTGCCGATTATCCGTGCCGATTATATTTTGCGCGCGCTGCAGATACCTGGCGGAAACCACACGATCGAATTTATTTTTGCGCCGGAATCTATGCGCATCAGTAATTTGATCTCCATGCTGGCTTCTATCGTGTTGGTCCTTGGACTCATCGCTGCTGCGGTAATGGGCATTCGTCAAGCTCGGCAGCAAAAGCCATCGGTTAAATAA
- a CDS encoding TrkH family potassium uptake protein, which produces MAIIHVGYITDRELAVLTEKTVIGMFYVLFLLSAVRTTAAILVERKIRFSHVAGLLLAAYLLFILFARLYGLSYFSNLEWIYLGICLSFLTELSRNSLFFDNFYFNPTILFVISFIALILLGTVLLMLPRTTLIAPLSFVDALFMATSAVCITGLTVTDISTNFSLFGQSVIMLLVQVGGLGIMTFTGFFGYFFSGGFSYKNQLMFGEILGENKLNSVITTLLTIIFITLFFELIGGFFIFLSLDAAAFSTVGDRVFFAAFHAISSFCNSGFSILQNGIHNDAYRFNYGFQLCLAAIFILGGLGFGTVFNFYSYIKQKSQQIWHRVVLRRAFAQRPGSFSFNTRFILLCNSVVVVLATVCYFMLEQRHTLTEDSSVAGEWITSFFMANSSRSAGFNSVHMNFLSSPTLLMIFSLMWIGASPGSTGGGVKVTTVALALLNVIALARGKESIEIYKRRIAPESVNKAFAIILLSILLISFSFILLNFSDPDKQMKTLLFETVSAYTTCGLSLGVTPSLSATGKLIIVFTMFVGRVGTLTLLVAFIKNTKNKSYIYPTEKILF; this is translated from the coding sequence ATGGCTATTATACACGTGGGCTACATTACGGATCGGGAGCTAGCGGTTCTCACGGAAAAGACCGTCATCGGCATGTTTTACGTTCTTTTCCTGCTCAGCGCTGTGCGTACCACCGCCGCTATTCTGGTCGAGCGGAAGATTCGCTTTTCACACGTCGCCGGGCTTCTTTTAGCCGCATACTTGTTGTTTATTTTATTTGCCCGCCTATATGGTCTGTCGTATTTTTCAAATTTAGAATGGATATATTTGGGCATCTGCCTGTCGTTTCTGACCGAATTATCACGGAACAGCTTGTTTTTCGATAATTTCTATTTCAATCCCACGATCCTTTTTGTGATTAGCTTCATTGCCCTGATATTGTTGGGAACGGTGCTGCTGATGTTGCCCCGCACTACGTTGATTGCGCCATTAAGCTTTGTGGATGCACTTTTTATGGCCACGAGTGCCGTGTGCATCACCGGGCTAACAGTCACCGATATTTCCACAAATTTCTCGCTTTTCGGCCAATCGGTTATTATGCTTCTGGTACAGGTTGGTGGTTTGGGAATTATGACGTTTACGGGTTTTTTTGGCTATTTTTTTTCTGGCGGTTTTTCGTACAAAAACCAGCTGATGTTTGGGGAAATCCTTGGAGAGAATAAGCTCAATTCTGTTATTACAACCTTGCTCACCATTATATTCATTACGCTTTTTTTTGAGTTGATCGGCGGCTTTTTTATCTTTCTATCATTAGATGCGGCAGCGTTTTCGACGGTGGGTGATCGGGTATTTTTTGCCGCTTTTCATGCGATATCATCCTTTTGTAATTCTGGGTTTTCCATCTTGCAAAATGGTATTCATAATGATGCTTACCGCTTTAATTACGGTTTTCAATTGTGTTTGGCGGCTATTTTTATCCTGGGTGGGCTAGGTTTCGGAACCGTGTTTAACTTTTACAGTTATATCAAACAAAAGTCGCAGCAAATTTGGCATCGTGTCGTGTTAAGGCGTGCTTTTGCGCAGCGGCCAGGTTCCTTTAGCTTCAACACCCGGTTTATTCTGTTATGCAATAGCGTTGTGGTTGTATTGGCTACTGTTTGCTATTTCATGTTGGAGCAGCGGCATACGCTGACCGAAGATTCTTCGGTTGCGGGTGAATGGATTACGTCTTTTTTTATGGCCAATTCTTCCCGATCGGCGGGTTTCAATAGTGTGCATATGAATTTTTTGTCTAGCCCTACACTGTTGATGATTTTTTCGCTGATGTGGATTGGCGCATCGCCGGGATCTACCGGCGGAGGGGTAAAAGTAACCACTGTCGCTTTGGCGCTCCTAAATGTTATTGCGCTGGCGCGCGGTAAAGAATCTATTGAGATTTATAAAAGACGCATTGCGCCAGAGTCTGTTAATAAAGCTTTTGCCATCATACTGCTTTCTATCTTGCTGATCTCGTTTAGCTTTATCCTGCTTAATTTTTCCGATCCGGATAAACAGATGAAAACCCTGTTGTTTGAAACGGTTTCTGCCTATACCACCTGCGGGTTGAGTTTGGGCGTGACACCATCATTATCGGCAACCGGCAAACTTATTATTGTATTTACCATGTTTGTAGGGCGTGTAGGAACCTTGACGCTATTGGTAGCGTTTATTAAGAACACAAAGAACAAAAGTTATATTTATCCAACAGAAAAGATTCTTTTTTAA